TCTTAGCCCCTTAGGGGTAGAGGAACCTAAATCCGAGTCCTGCGAAGGGCCCGTTATAGCTCCGGTTGATTGGGGCGTTCTCCTTGTTGGTCCAGCTATCGCCCATCCATCCGCCCTCGACGAAGAGGGGGGTGTTTCCGAGTGCGATCGTGATACCGGCTTGATACTTCAGTATGTTGTACTGGAGCGGTAAGGAGTGCGAGGTAAAGCCGGTGCTGGGGTACGGATTCTCGATATTGAACGTCGCCGTTCCGTTAACGCTCGGATAGTACCAAACGCTGCCGAAGAACGAGAAGAAGTGGTTGAGATCCGGTAGCTTCTCGCCGCCGAAGCCAACGCCGTTCAGATTCGGATATCCGTAGTTGTTCGAGACCCAGAGGTAGCCGACGCCGATGTAAATGCGCGGCTGCAGGACGCGCACCGCAAAGCGAGCGTCTGCATCTTGGTCGTAGAGGTTGGTATTCGTCACCACCGGCGAGCTGCCGCCGCCACCGATGTTGGTGACGTAGCAGTTTGCCTGATAAACGCCTCCGACGGTCGTACAGTTGTGCGGATACGGCCAACGCTCGTACGAGCCTTCGAGCATGAACGGGATGCTGCCGAGACTGAACTCTCCGCCTCCGCGTATGGCGTAGCCCCCGTTGCCGCCATTGCTATGGCTGCCCGGATTGAACTCGTCGTAGACGGTTGGCGAGAAAATGTAGTCACCGGCAACGAACGCCTCGCCAAGCAGCGGCTTGGGCGTCGGCGGCGGTGGCGGCGGTGGTGGCGGCGGCGGTGCGGCGGACGGCGGGGGTGCCGGGCTCGGCGGCGGCGTCGCGGGGAGATACCGCACGACGACGATATGCCGGTCGGGAACCCACTCAACGTATGCGCCCATACCTTCTGAAATGACGCGTACCGGTACGAGCACGACGCCTTGATAGATCATCGGCGGCACGTCCAACGGACGCGACTCACCATTGATCATGACCTCGGGCTTGTTTACGGTAACCTTGACCTCAGCGCCGGCTTTCGAAACCGTAGCGGTTTGCGATCCGGCGTCCCACGAAACCGTCGCGCCCATCTGTTCGAACATCGAGCGCAGCGGAATTAGGATCGTGCCCCCTCTGACGAGAGCAGCCAAAACGCGCCCTTGCTTTAAGATGTCGGGCTTGGTGTAAACGTGGTGGTCGTTATAGAGGATTGGTATCTGGCCGGACGGCGGTGAACCAAAATCCGCCGGCGGAGCCGAGCCCATCTGCGCGACGCTGTTTCCATTGTTTCCTTGCGTCGCGGTCGACGAAGCGGCAACCGCGTTCAACCCGCAGAGCGTTACGATGAACGCTGCGAGTAGTCCGGTGCTCAGTCGTTTCACGAGTGAACCTCCTTATGGAAGAAAAACTCCATGCTGACGCCCGGGCCTCGCCCGCTCGCCAGCTCTAAACAATGCGAGCGGCCGCTTCGTGTATCGCTGCCCGCACAAAAGACACGATACCCGTTATTCCCCGATTGCGCAACGTGATAAACGCCACAGCCAGGCGATGCCTCCTAAAGTCTCACCAAGAGCCAACCCAAAGGCCACCCGAGTCGCCTGGCTTCCAGTCCCAAGCTTGAGATGCTCCAAAACGGCGGTCGTGAGGGCTGGGGCCACGATCTGAGGAAGGACGACCGCCAGATTCCAGATCCCCATGCCCCGCGCCATCGCGCCGGGTGGAAGAACGCGGCACGCGATGGCCCAGTCGGCCACCAAGAAGATCCCCCAGCCCAGTCCGGCCACCAGTGTGGCCGCCACCGCCACCCCGATACCCTGAGCTCCAATGAAGAGCCCCAAGGCGATGATGAACCCCGCGGCGCCCGCCGTCGCGACGAGGCGTTTATCGAGCCTGTCGCTCGGCCGGGCCGCGAGCGCCGCGCCGGCGGCGCCGATCAACGTGAAGCTGACGATCAAGATGCCGGTCAGGCGGCGGGCGTCGGTGAGCGCCGTCGCTCCCAACACCGCTTCAACGTAAAACAACAGGTAGCCGAGCAGTGTGTAAAAGCCCACGTAGATCAGCGCACGCGAGATGAAAAGATCGACGAACGGCCGAGTGACACGCAGCGGCTGCCGGGCATCGCCCGAATCGCAAAGGGAGAGTTGTCGCGCGTGTCCTGACGTCACCGCGCAGGTCACGAGCAGCAGGGCGCTCAGCGCCGACCCTAGCGCTCGAGCGTTGTTGACGAAAGCGGCGGCGAGCGCCCCGACCGCATTACCCGCCGATTGCAGGGCGGCCATCCACGACGAGGCGACGCCGATGCGGTTGCGCTCTACGAAATCCGGAATGATGGCCTGAAACGGCCCGATTGCAACGTTCAACGCCGCCTGAAGCGCGACGAACGATATCGCGAGCGCCGTCAGAGTACGAGCGTCGTAAAACGACACCAGCGCAGCGGCTCCTGCGATCCCGCCGATGGCGTAGAACTCGATACGCCGGCTGCCGCGGCGTCTGCGCGCATCGGACCAGAAACCAATGAGGATCTGCACGATCGCGGCGACCGCAGCGCCCGCGGTTGCGAGACGGCCGTACGCGATGACCGCACTCGCCGGTGCTAACTCGATGGTGCGCGCCTGCAGGGATATGCCCAAAACCGCGCCCCACACCGCCTGAACGCCGAGCCAAAAGAGCGCGAGCCGAAACGGGTTAGCGCTTCTACTCGTGGGTGCAGGCGTAACGGTAATCCTCGGCGGTGTCGACGTCGTAAGCGAGTTCCGGCGCGCAGCCGCGGAGCGCCTGCGCGGGTACTTGAAGCACGTGCAAAGCCATCGCCTCCAAGTCCGAAACGCGGAGACGGCCGGAGAGAAAGCGCAGCAACACGCCCGGCCCGACTAAGCTTGCCATCCGCCAAGGCTGCTTGCGCGCTTCGAAAAAGCGGGTCGCCAACGCTGCGAGTTTCTCGTTAGCGCCCTGCGGAATCGAAAAAAGAC
This Candidatus Eremiobacterota bacterium DNA region includes the following protein-coding sequences:
- a CDS encoding copper amine oxidase N-terminal domain-containing protein — protein: MKRLSTGLLAAFIVTLCGLNAVAASSTATQGNNGNSVAQMGSAPPADFGSPPSGQIPILYNDHHVYTKPDILKQGRVLAALVRGGTILIPLRSMFEQMGATVSWDAGSQTATVSKAGAEVKVTVNKPEVMINGESRPLDVPPMIYQGVVLVPVRVISEGMGAYVEWVPDRHIVVVRYLPATPPPSPAPPPSAAPPPPPPPPPPPTPKPLLGEAFVAGDYIFSPTVYDEFNPGSHSNGGNGGYAIRGGGEFSLGSIPFMLEGSYERWPYPHNCTTVGGVYQANCYVTNIGGGGSSPVVTNTNLYDQDADARFAVRVLQPRIYIGVGYLWVSNNYGYPNLNGVGFGGEKLPDLNHFFSFFGSVWYYPSVNGTATFNIENPYPSTGFTSHSLPLQYNILKYQAGITIALGNTPLFVEGGWMGDSWTNKENAPINRSYNGPFAGLGFRFLYP
- a CDS encoding MFS transporter translates to MGISLQARTIELAPASAVIAYGRLATAGAAVAAIVQILIGFWSDARRRRGSRRIEFYAIGGIAGAAALVSFYDARTLTALAISFVALQAALNVAIGPFQAIIPDFVERNRIGVASSWMAALQSAGNAVGALAAAFVNNARALGSALSALLLVTCAVTSGHARQLSLCDSGDARQPLRVTRPFVDLFISRALIYVGFYTLLGYLLFYVEAVLGATALTDARRLTGILIVSFTLIGAAGAALAARPSDRLDKRLVATAGAAGFIIALGLFIGAQGIGVAVAATLVAGLGWGIFLVADWAIACRVLPPGAMARGMGIWNLAVVLPQIVAPALTTAVLEHLKLGTGSQATRVAFGLALGETLGGIAWLWRLSRCAIGE